The Vanessa tameamea isolate UH-Manoa-2023 chromosome 2, ilVanTame1 primary haplotype, whole genome shotgun sequence genome has a segment encoding these proteins:
- the LOC113398966 gene encoding methyltransferase-like 26, giving the protein MSKTNDIACNVNVNHGSGGYNGEKLISPAASRNKDPILQVLKRFIICDIDQIEDESPLFVEIASGTGQHVSHFAPHFPGVKFQPSDVDKNVFGSLSFYATNCPTKNILQPIMIDIQNKLSHYGFEENSIDYMYNANMIHISPYECTIGLFENAGHYLKPEALMITYGPYSKDGVITPQSNISFDASLRERNPLWGIRDINDLIKLGDENNLSLIDTIEMPANNMTLIWKKD; this is encoded by the exons ATGTCGAAAACTAATGATATCGCCTGTAACGTCAACGTTAATCATGGAAGTGGGGG ATACAACGGAGAAAAACTAATTAGTCCCGCTGCTTCAAGGAATAAAGATCCAATTCTTCAAGTTCTAAAAAGATTCATTATATGTGATATAGACCAAATCGAAGATGAGAGTCCTTTATTTGTGGAAATAGCTTCTGGAACTGGTCAGCATGTATCACATTTTGCACCTCATTTTCCAGGAGTAAAGTTTCAACCATCAGATGTAGATAAGAATGTTTTTGGTAGTTTATCATTCTATGCTACAAACTGCCCGACGAAAAATATTCTTCAACCAATAATGATtgatattcaaaacaaattatcaCACTATGGCTTTGAAGAAAACTCAATTGATTACATGTATAATGCTAATATGATTCATATAAGTCCTTATGAATGTACTATTGGGTTATTTGAAAATGCTGGGCATTACTTAAAGCCAGAAGCTCTTATGATCACTTATGGACCCTACAGTAAGGATGGTGTTATAACACCtcaaagtaatatttcttttgatgCATCTCTACGGGAAAGAAATCCTTTATGGGGTATAAGAGACATAAATGATCTAATAAAACTAGgcgatgaaaataatttatctttaatagatACCATTGAAATGCCTGCAAACAACATGACTTTAATATGGAAGAAAGATtaa